A section of the Anabaena cylindrica PCC 7122 genome encodes:
- a CDS encoding PIN domain-containing protein, which yields MSPNQGKSEQSEVDIFIANRIFPDATSLFANVLKPVEDIKDNAIIVLDTNTLLVPYTTGTNSLNQIQKIYRELVQNNRLIIPAQAAREFVKNRPTKIAEVYQQLTRKNSSQHKFDIGKYPLLESLEAYKETLEIEKEINELIKKYTKAISSVIDHISGWTWNDPVSLIYAEIFNKSVIIEPEIDQNKVKEDLKNLILHKNPPGYKDGGKPDLGIGDLLIWLTILEIGKSNKSHVIFVSGEEKHDWFYRSEKKALYPRYELVDEFRRETEGCSFHIISFSRLLDLYGADEDVVEEIRMEENRLFNSATHHPQERDYWYEEIELETIDGQKVTQETYLLRVYPEKFNGYDAYMDIPMSCNLHIIKVFSPRLNKTWKVVFGPVESPITGIFRGDYTSNNPPAWIFGLSLLTE from the coding sequence ATGTCACCAAATCAAGGTAAATCAGAACAAAGTGAAGTTGATATTTTTATTGCTAATCGGATTTTTCCTGATGCAACCTCATTATTCGCTAATGTACTCAAGCCAGTTGAAGATATCAAAGATAATGCAATTATTGTCCTCGATACAAATACTTTACTTGTTCCATATACGACAGGCACAAATAGCCTTAATCAGATTCAAAAGATATACAGAGAGTTAGTACAAAATAATCGTCTAATAATACCAGCGCAAGCTGCTAGAGAATTTGTTAAGAATAGACCTACTAAGATAGCAGAAGTTTACCAACAATTAACTCGAAAGAATTCATCACAACATAAATTTGATATAGGAAAGTACCCACTTCTTGAGTCATTAGAAGCATATAAAGAAACTCTTGAGATTGAAAAAGAAATTAATGAACTTATTAAAAAATACACGAAAGCTATTAGCTCTGTAATAGATCATATTAGTGGGTGGACTTGGAATGATCCAGTTAGTTTAATTTACGCTGAAATTTTTAATAAAAGTGTAATTATAGAGCCAGAAATTGATCAAAATAAAGTCAAAGAAGATTTGAAAAACCTCATATTGCATAAAAATCCACCGGGTTATAAGGATGGAGGTAAGCCAGACTTAGGAATTGGTGATCTTCTAATCTGGCTGACGATATTAGAAATTGGAAAATCGAATAAAAGCCACGTTATCTTTGTTTCAGGCGAAGAGAAGCATGATTGGTTTTATAGATCCGAGAAAAAAGCTTTATATCCGAGATATGAACTTGTAGATGAATTTAGGCGAGAAACAGAGGGATGTTCATTTCATATTATATCCTTCTCGCGCTTACTAGATTTATATGGTGCAGATGAAGATGTAGTAGAAGAAATTCGTATGGAGGAAAATAGGCTTTTCAATTCTGCAACTCATCATCCTCAAGAACGAGACTATTGGTATGAGGAAATTGAACTTGAAACTATTGATGGTCAAAAAGTCACTCAAGAAACATATCTTCTCCGTGTCTATCCCGAAAAATTTAATGGCTATGATGCCTATATGGACATACCTATGTCCTGTAATCTTCATATTATAAAAGTATTCTCACCTCGTTTAAACAAAACATGGAAAGTTGTGTTTGGACCCGTCGAATCTCCCATCACAGGTATCTTTAGAGGTGACTATACCAGTAATAACCCACCTGCCTGGATATTTGGACTAAGTTTGCTTACTGAGTAA